One region of Chryseobacterium sp. C-71 genomic DNA includes:
- the recA gene encoding recombinase RecA, translated as MSNIDDKKKALALVLDKLDKTYGKGTVMTLGDSAIDTTIEVIPSGSLGLDIALGVGGYPRGRIIEIYGPESSGKTTLTLHAIAEAQKAGGIAAFIDAEHAFDRGYAGKLGIDLENLIISQPDNGEQALEIADNLIRSGAIDIVVIDSVAALTPKAEIEGEMGDSKMGLHARLMSQALRKLTATISRTKCTVIFINQLREKIGVMFGNPETTTGGNALKFYASVRVDIRKASAPIKNGDEAVGSRVKVKIVKNKVAPPFKMAEFDIMYGEGVSKTGEILDTAVDMGIVKKSGSWFSYGETKLGQGRDGVRDLLKDNPELAEELENKVKEEIINNKK; from the coding sequence ATGAGCAACATAGATGATAAGAAAAAAGCACTTGCATTGGTGCTTGATAAACTAGATAAAACATACGGGAAAGGAACGGTAATGACGTTGGGAGATAGTGCAATCGACACTACAATCGAAGTTATTCCTTCCGGATCATTAGGATTAGACATCGCTTTGGGCGTTGGCGGATATCCGAGAGGAAGAATTATTGAGATCTACGGACCTGAATCTTCAGGTAAAACAACTTTAACTTTACACGCAATTGCAGAAGCTCAAAAAGCAGGCGGAATTGCAGCATTTATCGATGCCGAGCACGCTTTCGACAGAGGTTACGCAGGCAAACTAGGAATCGATCTTGAAAACCTTATTATTTCTCAGCCAGATAACGGTGAGCAGGCTTTGGAAATTGCTGATAACTTGATCCGTTCAGGCGCAATCGACATTGTAGTCATTGACTCTGTTGCTGCTTTGACTCCAAAAGCGGAGATTGAGGGTGAAATGGGAGATTCTAAAATGGGTCTTCACGCAAGATTGATGTCTCAGGCTTTGAGAAAACTGACTGCAACGATTTCAAGAACAAAATGTACCGTGATTTTCATCAACCAATTGAGAGAAAAAATCGGTGTAATGTTCGGAAACCCTGAAACAACAACGGGTGGTAACGCTTTAAAATTCTACGCTTCAGTAAGAGTAGACATCAGAAAAGCAAGCGCACCAATTAAAAATGGTGATGAAGCTGTTGGAAGCCGTGTGAAAGTGAAAATTGTAAAAAACAAAGTCGCTCCACCTTTCAAAATGGCTGAATTTGACATTATGTATGGTGAAGGCGTTTCTAAAACCGGAGAAATCTTGGATACTGCAGTAGATATGGGAATTGTGAAGAAAAGCGGTTCTTGGTTCAGCTACGGTGAAACTAAATTGGGTCAAGGCCGTGATGGTGTAAGAGATTTGTTGAAAGACAATCCTGAACTGGCTGAAGAGCTTGAAAATAAAGTAAAAGAAGAGATTATCAACAACAAAAAATAA
- a CDS encoding oxygenase MpaB family protein — MEKTNLQPRFKDSQHFKDFWTTGNGKQLIDLSAAEVNFKNFDKFSHFFYHVDEIGDEVVKDVYFTKKYSEASREIENYIRNGVSENDHVPESVKKLFRQTQTLPDWLDLNLIKKGAELCMRCNLDSLISLRDYCLIGGYDYAYLNKPLIVTEALKKGAVKRLSETLDFWVNVTRYDALEIHKKGYEFAIKTRLIHSYARLSIKKHYKNWDTQNWGEPINSWDMMATYIGFSLVFQHSLQKLGNIISEEEEKGHFHLWKYVGYLLGIPEVLLPNNKKEATEYFYLWTSIQPSSDSDSVLLAHSLLNESLENPILKYEFQRKNLRYLHICCTWYLLGDDVCKRLQIPDVPFKKGFPTTKRIINKIYDSTVSREARIKKGNKDQMKVLSDYLSITQNSNFH, encoded by the coding sequence ATGGAAAAGACAAATTTACAACCCAGATTTAAAGATTCACAACATTTCAAAGACTTTTGGACAACAGGAAACGGAAAGCAGCTGATTGATCTTTCAGCAGCAGAAGTCAACTTCAAGAACTTTGACAAATTTTCTCATTTCTTTTATCATGTAGACGAAATTGGTGATGAGGTTGTAAAAGATGTTTATTTCACAAAAAAATACAGCGAAGCTTCAAGAGAGATTGAAAACTACATCAGAAACGGAGTTTCAGAAAACGATCATGTTCCGGAAAGTGTAAAAAAACTTTTTCGGCAAACACAAACCCTACCCGATTGGCTTGATTTAAATTTAATTAAAAAAGGTGCTGAACTTTGCATGCGCTGCAATCTGGATTCTCTGATTTCCCTTCGTGACTATTGCCTGATCGGCGGTTACGATTATGCTTACCTCAATAAACCGCTCATCGTGACCGAAGCATTAAAAAAAGGTGCCGTAAAAAGACTCTCGGAAACTTTAGATTTTTGGGTAAACGTAACAAGATATGATGCTTTAGAAATCCATAAAAAAGGTTATGAATTTGCAATTAAAACAAGACTCATTCATTCCTACGCCAGACTTTCTATTAAAAAACATTATAAAAACTGGGATACCCAAAACTGGGGCGAACCTATCAATTCCTGGGACATGATGGCGACCTACATTGGTTTCAGCCTGGTATTTCAGCACAGTCTTCAAAAATTAGGAAACATCATCTCTGAAGAGGAAGAAAAAGGCCATTTCCACCTTTGGAAATACGTCGGCTATCTTTTAGGAATTCCCGAAGTGCTTTTACCAAACAATAAAAAAGAAGCAACAGAATATTTTTATCTGTGGACTTCCATTCAGCCATCTTCAGACAGTGATTCGGTTTTACTTGCGCATTCTTTATTGAACGAATCGCTGGAAAATCCGATACTAAAATATGAGTTTCAAAGAAAAAATTTAAGGTATCTGCATATTTGCTGCACATGGTATTTATTGGGTGATGATGTTTGCAAAAGACTTCAGATTCCTGATGTGCCTTTCAAAAAAGGTTTCCCTACTACGAAAAGAATCATCAATAAAATATACGATTCTACTGTAAGCCGTGAAGCCAGAATTAAAAAAGGAAATAAAGATCAGATGAAGGTCTTGTCAGATTACCTAAGTATTACCCAGAATTCGAATTTTCATTAA
- a CDS encoding response regulator transcription factor, whose protein sequence is MKKTEEKHPLIDVWNIYPGNRRSDKILEKPSIERIIGEMFAIGEYYYYVLNLNNSTVTNHHESILKIHGLKNYPLHLKELIDLIHPDDIPFVIKAEQTVVNKILEIGKEFQLYLKPSYCFRMKTAKGNYELFHHQAIHTFEDEDHHLVQSINIHTNIQHITSENSYTVLITGIEPRKDFYQIKINQNLLSSLTHENNLTKRETEVLSFIAKGYSGKEISSILILSEHTVRTHRRNILRKTNCRNSKELVKKAFDFGLI, encoded by the coding sequence ATGAAAAAAACCGAGGAAAAACATCCGCTCATAGACGTCTGGAATATTTATCCCGGAAACCGAAGAAGTGATAAAATATTAGAGAAACCATCTATAGAGCGTATTATCGGAGAGATGTTTGCTATCGGAGAATACTATTATTACGTCTTAAATCTCAACAACAGTACTGTTACGAATCATCACGAAAGCATTCTCAAAATTCATGGGTTAAAAAACTACCCCTTACACCTTAAAGAACTCATTGATCTTATTCATCCGGACGACATTCCATTTGTGATAAAAGCCGAACAAACTGTGGTCAATAAAATTCTAGAGATTGGTAAAGAATTTCAATTATATTTAAAACCAAGCTACTGCTTCAGAATGAAAACGGCAAAAGGAAATTATGAGCTTTTTCATCATCAGGCGATTCACACTTTTGAAGACGAAGATCATCATTTAGTACAGTCCATCAACATACACACCAACATCCAGCACATCACAAGCGAGAATTCTTATACCGTTTTGATTACAGGAATTGAACCAAGAAAAGATTTTTATCAGATTAAAATTAATCAAAATTTGCTTTCATCTTTAACACATGAAAACAATCTCACAAAACGAGAAACCGAAGTTTTATCATTCATTGCCAAAGGTTATTCAGGGAAAGAAATTTCCTCTATCTTAATACTTTCAGAACATACCGTTCGTACACACAGAAGAAATATTTTAAGAAAAACTAATTGCAGGAACAGTAAAGAACTGGTGAAAAAAGCTTTTGATTTTGGATTGATTTAG
- the sucC gene encoding ADP-forming succinate--CoA ligase subunit beta, protein MNLHEYQSKEILSKYGVAIQRGHVANNVEEAVAAAEKLTAETGAQAWVVKAQIHAGGRGKGGGVKFSPNMDKLKENAQNIIGMQLITPQTSAEGKLVNSVLVAEDVYYPGESETKEFYVSILLDRAEGKNTIVYSTEGGMDIEHVAEVTPHLIHNELIDPTLGLQGFQARKIAFNLGLEGNAFKEFTKFITSLYNAYVGIDASLFEINPVLKTSDNKIIAVDAKVTLDGNSLFRHKDLEALRDTREEDPIDVEAGEAGLNFVKLDGNVACMVNGAGLAMATMDIIKLSGGNPANFLDVGGTADAARVQTAFGIILRDPNVKAILINIFGGIVRCDRVAQGVVDAYRAMGSLPVPLIVRLQGTNAVEAKRLIDESGLPVHSAITLEEAANKVKEVLA, encoded by the coding sequence ATGAATCTTCACGAGTATCAATCAAAAGAGATTTTATCAAAGTACGGAGTAGCAATACAACGAGGTCACGTTGCAAACAACGTAGAAGAAGCTGTAGCTGCTGCAGAAAAACTGACTGCTGAAACCGGAGCTCAGGCTTGGGTTGTAAAAGCACAGATTCACGCAGGTGGTCGTGGTAAAGGTGGTGGTGTAAAGTTTTCTCCGAACATGGACAAATTGAAGGAGAACGCTCAAAACATTATCGGAATGCAATTGATCACTCCTCAGACTTCTGCTGAAGGTAAATTGGTAAATTCTGTATTGGTAGCAGAGGATGTATATTATCCTGGAGAATCTGAAACTAAAGAATTTTATGTTTCTATTCTTTTAGACAGAGCTGAAGGTAAAAACACAATCGTATATTCTACTGAAGGTGGTATGGATATTGAGCACGTTGCTGAAGTAACACCTCACTTGATCCACAACGAATTGATCGATCCTACTTTGGGTCTTCAAGGTTTCCAGGCTAGAAAAATTGCTTTCAACCTAGGTCTTGAAGGAAATGCGTTCAAAGAATTCACAAAATTCATCACTTCTTTATACAATGCGTATGTAGGAATTGATGCTTCTTTATTCGAAATCAACCCGGTTTTAAAAACTTCTGACAACAAAATTATCGCTGTAGATGCAAAAGTAACTTTGGATGGCAACTCATTGTTCCGTCACAAAGATCTTGAAGCATTAAGAGATACAAGAGAAGAAGATCCTATCGATGTAGAAGCTGGTGAAGCTGGTCTTAACTTCGTAAAGCTTGACGGTAACGTTGCTTGTATGGTAAACGGAGCTGGTCTTGCAATGGCAACTATGGATATTATTAAATTATCTGGTGGTAACCCTGCAAACTTCCTAGACGTTGGTGGTACTGCAGATGCTGCAAGAGTACAAACTGCTTTTGGAATAATCTTGAGAGATCCAAACGTAAAAGCAATCTTAATCAATATCTTCGGAGGTATCGTAAGATGTGACAGAGTAGCTCAAGGTGTTGTAGATGCTTACAGAGCAATGGGTAGCCTTCCGGTTCCATTGATCGTGAGATTACAAGGTACAAACGCTGTAGAAGCTAAGAGATTAATTGACGAGTCTGGTCTTCCGGTACACTCTGCAATTACTTTAGAAGAAGCTGCAAACAAAGTAAAAGAAGTTTTAGCTTAA
- a CDS encoding TetR/AcrR family transcriptional regulator, with the protein MEFQLKFKVNQNLFLRDPENSEIGKSIVKNSIDLIFEMGFENFTFKKLAQKISSTEATIYRYFSSKHKLLTYILNWYWSYLELISKFRLSEIKDSQEKIEKLLNIITHQENYENAIEDYDLSKLHTIVIAESSKSYLVKEVDEINKDLVFNPLKSLCNFFGQVISEAKPDFPYPLSFASTLLETAHNQQFFSEHLPKLTDNHLDKIEHKKYVLQYLRYITFSLIK; encoded by the coding sequence ATGGAATTTCAATTAAAATTTAAAGTCAACCAAAACCTGTTTCTCCGAGATCCGGAAAACAGTGAAATCGGTAAATCTATCGTGAAAAATTCAATAGATCTGATATTTGAAATGGGTTTTGAGAATTTTACTTTCAAAAAACTGGCGCAAAAAATAAGTTCGACAGAAGCAACCATTTACAGGTATTTTTCTTCTAAACATAAATTATTGACCTATATTCTCAATTGGTATTGGTCTTATCTTGAGCTGATTTCAAAATTTCGTCTTTCTGAAATAAAAGATTCACAGGAGAAAATCGAAAAACTTTTAAACATCATTACGCATCAGGAAAACTACGAAAACGCAATAGAAGACTATGACTTGTCTAAACTTCATACCATCGTCATTGCAGAAAGCAGCAAATCTTATTTGGTGAAAGAAGTTGATGAGATCAATAAAGATTTGGTTTTTAATCCCTTAAAAAGTCTGTGTAATTTTTTTGGTCAGGTTATTTCCGAAGCAAAACCAGATTTTCCCTATCCGTTGTCTTTTGCGAGTACGCTTTTGGAAACTGCACATAATCAGCAATTTTTCAGCGAACATTTGCCGAAGCTTACAGATAATCATTTAGATAAAATAGAACATAAAAAGTATGTTTTACAATATTTGCGATACATCACTTTTAGTCTCATAAAATAA
- a CDS encoding peptidase domain-containing ABC transporter — protein METTPKQHGYNLFKYVTKEKKDVTNIYFYAILNGLVQLSVPLGIQSIVSFVMGATMATSIYILIIFVVIGTWLVGYFRLKVMQIIEKIQQKIFVEFSLAFAEKLPKVNLCDTRKYYLPELVNRFFDTQNLQKGISKILLEIPTAIIQILFGILLLSFYHPWFLVFGALVIICVIIIFRFTMESGIQSSLEESEKKYEVASWIEDIAASIKTFKINSKSDAHLSGVDDRVVGYLDFRTSHFRVLVVQYKTIIAFKVIITLVMLVIGTYLLINQQLNIGAFIATEIVVLSIMSAVEKLIISLESYYDVIAALAKLNKVTDLPEENNGEIVLEENYQGLEIEFKEVNFSFNEHQSILNNINFKVPENTLTVISGKLGAGKSLLLNMITGFYEPTSGSVLFDKIPLKNINKTELRNQIGLYLEDMTIIKGTVQENIILGNTNISPESILDLAEEIGIDNISSQFSSGFYTEISETDTEISFSSKKKILLLRSLLGNKRLLVLEDPLDGMNDEFRNKMMLYLNKIKKSTTVIIVSQDQNLMQLADQRLHLQNGTLEIV, from the coding sequence ATGGAAACTACTCCAAAACAGCACGGTTACAATCTCTTCAAGTACGTTACCAAAGAGAAAAAAGACGTTACCAATATTTATTTTTATGCAATTTTGAACGGTTTGGTGCAACTGAGTGTACCGCTAGGGATACAGTCCATCGTGAGTTTTGTAATGGGAGCCACGATGGCGACTTCTATCTACATATTGATCATTTTTGTGGTGATTGGAACTTGGTTGGTAGGATATTTCAGGCTAAAAGTAATGCAGATTATTGAGAAAATACAGCAGAAAATATTTGTCGAATTTTCTTTGGCGTTTGCAGAAAAATTACCCAAAGTAAATCTGTGCGATACCAGAAAATATTATCTTCCCGAACTTGTCAACCGTTTTTTTGATACCCAAAATTTGCAGAAGGGAATCTCAAAAATACTTCTGGAAATCCCTACAGCGATTATTCAGATCCTTTTCGGTATTCTGCTGCTTTCATTTTATCATCCTTGGTTTTTGGTTTTTGGTGCCCTTGTCATTATTTGTGTGATTATCATCTTCAGATTTACAATGGAAAGCGGTATCCAATCTAGTTTGGAAGAAAGCGAAAAAAAATATGAAGTGGCATCATGGATCGAGGATATTGCAGCGTCTATCAAAACATTTAAGATCAATTCTAAATCTGATGCGCATCTTTCCGGGGTTGATGATCGTGTGGTGGGTTATCTCGATTTCAGAACTTCTCATTTTCGTGTTTTGGTGGTGCAGTACAAAACTATTATTGCTTTTAAAGTGATCATAACGCTCGTAATGTTGGTGATAGGAACTTATTTATTAATCAATCAGCAACTGAATATCGGGGCATTTATCGCAACTGAAATTGTGGTTTTGAGTATCATGTCGGCTGTAGAAAAATTAATTATCAGTTTAGAAAGTTATTATGATGTGATTGCAGCTTTGGCAAAACTGAATAAAGTAACAGATTTACCCGAAGAGAATAATGGCGAGATTGTTTTGGAAGAAAATTATCAAGGTCTGGAAATAGAATTTAAAGAGGTAAACTTTTCTTTTAACGAACATCAGAGTATTTTGAACAATATTAATTTTAAAGTTCCTGAAAATACGCTTACAGTAATCTCCGGAAAGTTAGGAGCTGGTAAATCGCTTCTTCTTAATATGATTACAGGTTTTTATGAGCCTACTTCAGGATCTGTACTTTTTGATAAAATTCCATTAAAAAATATCAATAAAACAGAACTGAGAAATCAAATCGGTCTGTATCTGGAAGATATGACGATCATTAAAGGTACTGTGCAGGAAAATATTATTCTTGGCAACACAAACATCAGTCCTGAAAGTATTCTTGATCTTGCCGAGGAAATCGGAATTGATAATATTTCCAGTCAGTTTAGTTCAGGATTTTACACAGAAATTAGTGAGACAGATACAGAAATTTCATTCAGCTCGAAAAAGAAAATTCTACTTCTAAGATCATTGCTGGGGAACAAAAGATTGCTTGTATTGGAAGATCCGCTTGATGGAATGAATGACGAATTCAGAAACAAAATGATGCTGTATCTCAACAAGATTAAAAAGAGCACTACTGTGATTATCGTATCTCAGGATCAGAATTTGATGCAGCTTGCAGACCAGCGTCTTCATCTTCAAAACGGGACTTTAGAAATCGTTTAA
- a CDS encoding HlyD family secretion protein, giving the protein MKIHSYDKIYQINKKTKVKRWFLFIFLAGIIVLFLPWTQNIKVKGNATTLYQDQRPQQLNSPIPGRIIKWNVKNGDYVKKGDTLLKLSEVKEDYLDPLLVQRTEQQVDAKKGVRDYYQAKVGTTNSQLDALNSSRDLKLNQLKIKISQLNNKLAGEEAELAAANNELRLSEDQYERQKKMYDEGLVSLTQFQQRNVSFQNAAAKKTSAENKVAQTRQEIMNVSIEQNATIQDYTEKLSKIEGERFQSMGQIEGSDGEIAKLQNQVANYKARQGLYFILASQDGQIVQINKAGIGEILKDGENIATIVPNKIDYAVEIYIKPVDLPLVKEGQRVMCIFDGFPAIVFSGWPNSSYGTFAGKVIAVENNISANGLFKALVIEDKNEKQWPPKIKIGTGVQGIAILNDVPIWYELWRNINGFPPDYYEVKTEKSAANEKSK; this is encoded by the coding sequence ATGAAAATTCATTCATACGACAAAATATATCAGATCAATAAAAAAACCAAAGTTAAAAGATGGTTTCTTTTCATCTTTTTGGCAGGAATTATTGTTCTCTTTTTACCATGGACTCAAAATATCAAGGTAAAAGGTAATGCCACAACATTATATCAAGATCAGCGACCACAACAGCTCAATTCTCCCATTCCCGGAAGAATCATCAAATGGAATGTGAAAAATGGAGACTATGTAAAAAAAGGAGATACCTTACTGAAACTTTCTGAAGTGAAAGAAGATTATCTGGATCCTCTTTTGGTGCAAAGAACAGAGCAACAGGTTGATGCTAAAAAAGGAGTTCGAGATTACTATCAGGCAAAAGTAGGAACTACCAATAGTCAGCTTGACGCTCTCAACTCTTCAAGAGATTTGAAACTTAATCAGCTGAAAATTAAAATAAGTCAGCTCAATAATAAACTTGCCGGTGAAGAAGCAGAACTTGCAGCTGCCAACAACGAATTGAGACTGAGCGAAGATCAGTACGAGAGGCAAAAAAAAATGTATGATGAAGGATTAGTCTCTCTTACGCAGTTTCAACAAAGGAATGTATCTTTCCAAAATGCGGCGGCTAAAAAAACTTCTGCCGAAAATAAAGTAGCACAAACCCGACAAGAAATTATGAATGTGAGCATCGAACAAAATGCAACCATTCAGGATTATACTGAGAAACTCAGTAAAATAGAGGGTGAACGTTTCCAAAGTATGGGACAGATTGAAGGAAGTGATGGCGAAATTGCCAAATTGCAAAACCAAGTTGCCAATTATAAAGCTAGACAGGGGCTGTACTTTATTTTAGCTTCTCAGGACGGGCAGATTGTGCAGATTAATAAAGCCGGAATCGGAGAAATTCTGAAAGACGGCGAAAATATAGCTACCATTGTTCCTAATAAAATCGATTATGCAGTAGAAATTTACATAAAACCTGTCGATTTACCTTTGGTGAAAGAAGGGCAGAGAGTAATGTGTATTTTTGACGGTTTCCCGGCAATTGTATTTTCAGGATGGCCCAACTCCAGCTACGGAACTTTCGCCGGAAAAGTAATTGCTGTCGAAAATAACATCAGTGCCAACGGACTTTTCAAGGCATTGGTAATAGAAGATAAAAATGAAAAACAGTGGCCTCCGAAAATAAAAATAGGAACCGGAGTGCAAGGAATTGCTATTTTAAATGATGTTCCTATTTGGTACGAATTATGGCGAAATATCAATGGTTTTCCGCCGGATTATTATGAAGTGAAAACGGAAAAATCTGCTGCAAATGAAAAATCTAAATAA
- a CDS encoding TolC family protein, whose amino-acid sequence MKNLNKNWTTVVLLLLFQISFGQDSLKLSHQEFLAIVKRYHPLAFKYQLQNKIAEAEITRARGNFDPVLAGKLGEKNIDGTQYYQQKNIELDIPTWYGININGAYNYLDGEKLNNSDTRGGLAQFGITVPLAKNLLYDKRRAMLDQAKFALRMTEAEQTVLTNELLLEAENTYWEWVKNYEIYELQRKSVQINIDRLELTKKTYNYGERPAIDTVEAASQLQSFQLQERDAYLNFVKSTQDLQLYLWKDNQEIYEISQLIFPSTRLEEHSGYNDFEFLVQDVQSKQLNNHASLQYYFQKENILESERRLKWQSFLPKIDFTYNFFNKENYRAEYLPLFDNNFQYGIKLEIPIFQRAARADYQIAKLKIAQNQQDVQLKTREIVTKIETYKNEVLNYHLQIDLADSNLKNYQKLLSAEEMRYSNGESSLFLINTRENKLIEAREKNIELKAKFLKSYNKLKWLNENFRF is encoded by the coding sequence ATGAAAAATCTAAATAAAAATTGGACGACAGTTGTTTTGTTGCTGCTTTTTCAGATTTCTTTCGGGCAAGATTCTTTAAAGCTTTCTCATCAGGAATTTCTTGCGATTGTAAAAAGATACCATCCGCTGGCCTTTAAATATCAGCTTCAGAATAAAATTGCAGAAGCAGAAATTACCAGAGCTAGAGGGAATTTTGATCCTGTGCTGGCAGGAAAGCTTGGCGAGAAAAATATTGATGGTACCCAATATTATCAGCAAAAAAATATTGAACTGGATATTCCTACATGGTACGGAATCAATATCAACGGAGCATATAATTATTTGGATGGAGAAAAACTAAACAACAGCGATACCAGAGGTGGCTTAGCTCAGTTTGGAATTACAGTTCCGCTTGCCAAAAATCTTCTCTATGACAAACGCAGAGCAATGCTGGATCAGGCAAAATTTGCTCTGAGAATGACAGAAGCAGAACAAACCGTTTTGACGAACGAACTTCTTCTGGAAGCTGAAAATACGTATTGGGAATGGGTGAAAAACTATGAAATCTATGAATTGCAAAGAAAATCGGTACAAATTAATATAGATAGATTAGAGCTCACAAAAAAAACGTACAACTATGGCGAAAGACCTGCGATTGATACTGTAGAAGCGGCTTCGCAGTTGCAGAGTTTCCAGCTTCAGGAAAGGGATGCGTATCTTAATTTTGTGAAGAGCACACAAGATTTACAGCTTTATTTATGGAAAGATAATCAGGAAATCTACGAAATTTCGCAACTTATTTTCCCGTCAACACGTCTTGAAGAACACAGCGGATACAATGATTTTGAATTTTTGGTGCAAGATGTACAATCTAAACAACTTAATAATCATGCGTCATTGCAATATTATTTTCAGAAAGAAAACATTCTTGAAAGTGAAAGAAGGCTTAAATGGCAAAGCTTTCTCCCCAAAATAGATTTTACCTACAACTTTTTTAATAAAGAAAATTACCGGGCAGAATATTTACCATTGTTTGATAATAACTTTCAATACGGCATAAAATTAGAAATTCCGATTTTTCAGAGAGCGGCTAGAGCAGATTATCAGATTGCTAAACTGAAGATCGCCCAAAACCAGCAAGATGTGCAGCTGAAAACAAGGGAAATTGTGACAAAGATTGAAACTTATAAAAATGAAGTTTTAAATTATCATCTTCAGATTGATCTTGCCGACAGTAATCTAAAAAATTACCAAAAACTTCTAAGTGCAGAAGAAATGCGGTACAGCAATGGAGAAAGTTCGCTTTTTCTCATCAACACACGGGAAAATAAGCTGATAGAAGCTCGTGAAAAAAACATAGAGTTAAAAGCAAAATTCCTTAAAAGTTATAATAAACTGAAATGGCTGAACGAGAATTTTAGGTTTTAG
- a CDS encoding DUF423 domain-containing protein has product MKTITLVFGAVYGMLSVILGAFGAHALKKILSVERLESFETGVRYQMYAAFFLLIVGYILKFDTSSQKWISILMIVGTILFSFSIYGLSLQDYLGANLKFLGPITPLGGLFMILSWGILIWYFAKLKV; this is encoded by the coding sequence ATGAAAACAATTACTTTAGTTTTTGGTGCCGTCTATGGCATGTTATCCGTTATTTTGGGCGCTTTCGGAGCTCATGCTTTAAAGAAAATTTTATCTGTAGAAAGACTGGAAAGTTTTGAAACCGGAGTAAGATACCAAATGTATGCAGCCTTCTTTTTATTGATCGTTGGCTACATTTTAAAGTTTGACACCTCATCTCAGAAATGGATTTCTATTTTGATGATCGTAGGAACAATACTATTTTCTTTCAGTATTTATGGTTTGAGTCTGCAGGATTATTTGGGTGCAAATTTGAAGTTTTTAGGACCGATTACTCCACTTGGTGGATTGTTTATGATCCTGAGTTGGGGAATATTGATTTGGTATTTTGCGAAATTAAAAGTTTAA